One genomic window of Actinoplanes lobatus includes the following:
- a CDS encoding DinB family protein → MDIDWNAELLDQLEWHWDNQLRPRLDGLTDDEYFWQPARDCWTLTRRAESTAPMPLGAGDFTMDYAPPPYDREPVTTIAWRLAHLIAVLGPPDAFHFDQPWTGHGQHVIDYAGTAETALRQLDEGHDAWVRDVRNLGTAGLIQPQGKLSPPQYADVPMARLVMHIHREVIHHGAEICLLRDLYLRKDG, encoded by the coding sequence GTGGACATCGACTGGAACGCCGAACTGCTCGACCAGCTCGAGTGGCACTGGGACAACCAGCTCCGGCCCCGGCTGGACGGCCTGACCGACGACGAGTACTTCTGGCAGCCGGCCCGCGACTGCTGGACCTTGACTCGCCGCGCTGAGAGCACAGCGCCGATGCCGCTCGGCGCCGGCGACTTCACGATGGACTACGCCCCACCGCCGTACGATCGTGAACCCGTCACCACGATCGCCTGGCGGCTGGCACATCTCATTGCCGTGCTCGGGCCTCCGGACGCGTTCCACTTCGACCAACCCTGGACCGGTCACGGTCAACATGTCATCGACTACGCGGGAACCGCCGAAACGGCATTGCGTCAACTCGACGAAGGTCACGATGCCTGGGTCCGGGACGTACGCAACCTCGGCACGGCAGGTCTCATCCAGCCTCAGGGCAAGCTCTCCCCACCTCAGTACGCGGACGTCCCGATGGCCAGGCTCGTCATGCACATCCACCGCGAAGTCATCCACCACGGCGCGGAAATCTGCCTGCTACGCGACCTCTACCTGCGCAAGGACGGCTGA
- a CDS encoding phosphotransferase family protein — MSPTRIAYQQLPAAIRHRISEIVGLVTDADSAIEGLNSSVAARLHTAGGHSFVKALPVDHRWAWTQQREAEIAPHVDAVGAGLIARIVDDGWDVLLFDALDGHQADYSPGSNDLVPVARLIARIGELPCPHTPLRLAEQRLAAYTSADMLHHFAGDSLLHTDLNPANVIVDNGQARIVDWGWATRGAAWLDAAYWVSWLIAAGHTPEQAEWWAAQVPAWQTVTTAGVTAFAEANARLWAEIGAGSTDAWTTRILAASAAWRQYRQVGV; from the coding sequence TTGTCGCCCACACGAATCGCCTACCAGCAACTACCGGCCGCTATTCGCCACCGCATCAGCGAGATCGTCGGCTTGGTCACCGACGCCGACTCAGCGATCGAGGGACTCAACAGCTCTGTCGCCGCCCGTCTACACACCGCCGGCGGCCACTCCTTCGTCAAGGCGCTACCGGTGGACCATCGCTGGGCTTGGACCCAACAACGAGAGGCTGAAATCGCGCCGCACGTCGATGCGGTGGGGGCCGGCCTGATCGCGCGGATCGTCGACGACGGCTGGGACGTCCTGCTCTTCGACGCGCTCGATGGGCACCAGGCCGACTACTCCCCCGGTTCGAATGACCTCGTACCCGTCGCTCGGCTCATCGCCCGCATCGGAGAACTGCCATGCCCCCACACGCCGCTCCGGTTGGCCGAGCAGCGACTCGCCGCCTACACCAGCGCAGACATGCTCCACCATTTCGCCGGTGACAGCCTGCTGCACACCGACCTGAACCCGGCCAACGTCATCGTCGACAACGGCCAGGCGCGCATCGTCGACTGGGGCTGGGCCACCCGCGGTGCCGCCTGGCTCGACGCGGCCTACTGGGTGAGCTGGTTGATCGCCGCCGGCCACACCCCGGAGCAAGCCGAATGGTGGGCGGCCCAGGTACCGGCCTGGCAGACCGTAACAACAGCGGGTGTAACAGCGTTCGCCGAGGCCAACGCGCGATTGTGGGCGGAGATCGGCGCAGGCAGCACCGATGCCTGGACGACCAGGATTCTGGCTGCCTCCGCAGCTTGGAGGCAGTACCGGCAGGTAGGCGTGTAG
- a CDS encoding DinB family protein: MTRFVQQSDYTGAEFIDLSMASATFREVDLSEARMRGVLLFNADIDGAIDGLRINGVEVKPLVEAELDRLHPERLRLRPTTPETARDAVDAIEELWHATVRRASALPEEAVYRSVNDEWSLAQTLRHTIFVVDAWYGHAAALRPNPFHPIGVPASFTTNGAEFGIDESAAPTLGEILAVRDERIADLRAYLAQVTQEELDRVRRPNTAIGCPPPAERTALKCLQVIVNDQWAHVQFANRDLAILEQAYA, from the coding sequence ATGACGAGATTCGTGCAGCAGTCCGACTACACGGGCGCGGAGTTCATCGACCTGTCAATGGCCAGCGCCACCTTCCGCGAGGTTGATCTCAGCGAAGCCCGGATGCGTGGCGTGCTGCTGTTCAACGCCGACATCGACGGAGCGATCGACGGGCTACGGATTAATGGCGTGGAGGTCAAGCCGTTGGTCGAAGCCGAGCTGGATCGCCTGCACCCCGAACGGCTGCGACTGCGGCCGACCACACCCGAGACGGCGCGCGACGCGGTGGACGCCATCGAGGAGCTGTGGCACGCGACGGTCCGACGCGCGAGCGCGCTGCCGGAGGAAGCCGTCTACAGATCAGTGAACGACGAATGGTCACTCGCCCAAACCCTGCGCCACACGATCTTCGTCGTGGACGCCTGGTATGGCCACGCGGCAGCCCTTCGCCCGAACCCGTTCCATCCGATCGGCGTGCCCGCATCGTTCACCACCAACGGCGCCGAGTTCGGCATCGACGAGTCGGCCGCGCCCACCCTCGGCGAAATCCTCGCCGTGCGCGACGAGCGGATCGCCGATCTGCGCGCGTATCTGGCGCAGGTCACGCAGGAGGAGCTTGACCGAGTGCGGAGGCCCAACACCGCGATCGGCTGCCCTCCACCCGCCGAACGCACGGCGCTTAAGTGCCTGCAAGTCATCGTCAATGACCAGTGGGCGCACGTGCAATTCGCCAACCGCGACCTGGCTATCCTGGAACAGGCGTATGCGTGA
- a CDS encoding DUF1269 domain-containing protein — MSELIIIGYEDPQTARQAYEQVQRLQDDFVVELRGLAIVDVDADGKTHVDTPQRVVGTSASGGALFGLLLGLLFFVPGMALLGGAMGALIGKFNQSGIDAAFRKRVEHLVEPGHSAIVIMASKITEDKFAKALQPFGGTILKTSLSESDEKELAEDLAEQS, encoded by the coding sequence ATGTCTGAACTGATCATCATCGGGTACGAGGACCCGCAGACCGCTCGACAGGCCTATGAGCAGGTGCAGCGTCTGCAGGACGATTTCGTCGTCGAGTTGCGCGGATTGGCCATCGTCGACGTCGATGCCGATGGTAAGACTCACGTCGACACACCTCAGCGGGTCGTCGGAACGTCCGCCTCTGGTGGTGCGCTCTTCGGCCTACTGCTCGGCCTGCTGTTCTTCGTCCCGGGCATGGCGCTGCTGGGCGGCGCGATGGGCGCGCTCATCGGCAAGTTCAACCAGTCGGGAATCGATGCCGCGTTCCGCAAGCGCGTCGAGCATCTGGTCGAACCCGGCCACTCCGCCATCGTGATCATGGCTTCGAAGATCACCGAGGACAAGTTCGCCAAGGCTCTGCAACCCTTCGGCGGCACCATCCTCAAGACCTCGCTGTCCGAGAGCGATGAGAAGGAACTCGCCGAGGACCTTGCCGAACAGAGCTGA